One window from the genome of SAR324 cluster bacterium encodes:
- the thpR gene encoding RNA 2',3'-cyclic phosphodiesterase produces the protein MYRLFVALDLPPEIRQQLQEISGYGIQGASWVVPENIHLTLKFIGEVDGGQLEDISGSLSEIRFTAFEMKLKGTGCFPPKGEPRSLWAGVEDDSALAHLARKIDQRLVRQGIPREARKFSPHVTLARLKASREEHLVSFLTYHSLFQSSTFTVNEFVLFASVRTPRGSVYQKLRTYRSDQADLSSAPREQPA, from the coding sequence ATGTATCGATTATTCGTCGCTCTTGACCTTCCGCCGGAAATCAGACAACAACTTCAGGAAATTTCCGGCTATGGAATTCAGGGAGCCTCCTGGGTTGTTCCTGAAAACATTCATTTGACATTAAAGTTTATTGGTGAAGTCGATGGTGGGCAACTGGAAGACATTTCAGGATCACTGTCAGAGATTCGTTTCACCGCATTTGAGATGAAACTGAAGGGAACAGGTTGCTTTCCACCAAAGGGGGAACCCCGAAGTTTGTGGGCTGGCGTTGAGGATGACTCCGCCCTGGCTCATCTGGCCCGGAAAATTGACCAGCGGTTGGTTCGTCAGGGCATTCCCCGTGAAGCCAGAAAATTTTCTCCACATGTGACTTTGGCCCGTCTGAAAGCATCCCGTGAGGAGCATCTGGTATCATTTCTCACGTACCACAGTCTGTTTCAGTCTTCCACCTTCACAGTCAATGAATTTGTGTTGTTTGCCAGCGTGCGGACTCCTCGTGGATCTGTTTATCAGAAACTCAGAACCTATCGCTCTGATCAGGCAGATCTCAGTTCAGCACCCCGGGAACAGCCAGCGTGA
- the apaG gene encoding Co2+/Mg2+ efflux protein ApaG: METAITHNIKISVESFYLDDRSNPEDNLFVFAYRIRMNNLGYRQVQLISRHWIITDSTGEIREVRGDGVVGEQPLINPGESYEYMSGSQLESEFGTMQGTYRMRSSDGVIFDVEIPCFTLAVPGVLN; the protein is encoded by the coding sequence ATGGAAACCGCGATTACTCACAATATCAAAATATCTGTTGAATCGTTTTATCTGGACGATCGTTCGAACCCTGAAGACAATCTTTTTGTGTTTGCCTATCGAATCCGTATGAACAACCTCGGTTATCGACAGGTTCAACTGATCAGTCGGCACTGGATCATCACGGACAGCACTGGTGAAATCAGGGAAGTACGGGGTGATGGTGTTGTCGGTGAACAACCCCTGATCAATCCGGGCGAATCCTATGAATACATGAGCGGATCACAGCTTGAATCAGAATTTGGAACCATGCAGGGCACCTACAGGATGCGTTCTTCGGACGGAGTGATTTTTGATGTGGAAATCCCTTGTTTCACGCTGGCTGTTCCCGGGGTGCTGAACTGA
- the obgE gene encoding GTPase ObgE, which yields MKFIDSVKIHVKSGNGGAGCTAFRREKYIPKGGPNGGDGGHGGAVIFKGHTGKSTLLDLSFQQHQHAENGIPGGGQNMHGRSGQDIVIPVPLGTVIKDIETNEILLEILDEQEYLFLEGGRGGRGNARFKTSTNRTPRFHQPGEDGKEMWVRMELKLMADVGLVGFPNAGKSTLISSISHAHPKIADYPFTTLVPNLGVVQLDNYDSFVVADIPGIIENAHLGAGLGIQFLKHIERTAILLLMLDVSGFSEHPPFEEYEILKQEMALFSPTLMEKRRIVALTKTDSIADEDSVRTLTKKLEQQGETVFRISSVSRDGLPELIHFLAQVVRERRTARLAETVPEETSQESLQLQQN from the coding sequence ATGAAATTTATAGATTCTGTAAAAATCCATGTCAAATCTGGCAATGGAGGCGCTGGATGCACCGCATTCCGGCGTGAAAAATATATTCCCAAAGGTGGTCCCAACGGTGGCGATGGTGGCCATGGGGGTGCCGTTATTTTCAAAGGTCACACCGGTAAGTCAACGTTGCTTGATCTTTCCTTTCAACAACACCAGCATGCCGAAAACGGTATTCCCGGTGGTGGACAAAACATGCACGGTCGCAGCGGACAAGATATTGTGATACCTGTGCCCTTGGGAACTGTGATCAAAGACATCGAAACGAATGAAATTCTGTTGGAGATCCTGGATGAACAGGAATATCTCTTTCTTGAAGGTGGACGGGGAGGACGCGGAAACGCCCGATTCAAGACTTCAACCAACCGCACCCCGAGGTTTCACCAACCGGGAGAAGACGGGAAGGAAATGTGGGTTCGTATGGAACTCAAACTCATGGCCGATGTCGGACTGGTCGGGTTTCCCAATGCGGGCAAATCGACTCTCATCAGTTCCATTTCACACGCTCACCCCAAAATCGCGGATTATCCGTTCACCACCCTTGTTCCTAATCTGGGCGTGGTCCAACTGGATAATTATGACAGCTTTGTTGTGGCTGATATTCCGGGTATCATTGAAAATGCGCATTTGGGCGCAGGACTTGGTATTCAGTTTTTAAAGCATATCGAACGGACCGCTATTTTACTGCTGATGCTTGATGTTTCGGGTTTTTCAGAACATCCTCCGTTTGAAGAATATGAAATTCTGAAACAGGAGATGGCCTTGTTTTCTCCAACGCTCATGGAAAAACGGCGCATCGTCGCATTGACAAAAACGGATTCCATCGCTGATGAAGATTCAGTGCGAACCCTGACAAAAAAATTGGAACAACAGGGTGAAACCGTATTTCGGATTTCCTCAGTTTCCCGCGATGGGTTGCCTGAGTTGATCCATTTTCTGGCTCAGGTTGTACGTGAACGACGAACCGCAAGGTTGGCTGAAACAGTCCCGGAGGAAACTTCTCAGGAATCACTGCAACTTCAACAGAATTAA
- the rlmN gene encoding 23S rRNA (adenine(2503)-C(2))-methyltransferase RlmN, translating into MLPNIKNYSHDDLKQWFQEHEEPAFRADQVYHWLYKKRVQTFNDMRNVSKSAIRLLESSFSLGPIERGPVRKSVDGSIKYGFLMSDQKMVESVLMPHRDHHTVCVSSQVGCAMACDFCMTGKMGFIRNLEPGEIVEQVLEAWKDLSAEDSIRNVVFMGMGEPFHNYENVMKALEILTSSKGLNFSSRRVTVSTSGLLPQIQRFGQESVRASLAISLNGVTDEVRSRLMPVNKTYNLEKLVETCKAFPLESRKRITFEYILIRDVTDSLSDAKALIRLLHGLKFKVNLIPFNETGGSPYKRPDPDTIEEFQRYLLNHGVVATQRISKGQDIQGACGQLITASRREPSLKSVG; encoded by the coding sequence ATGCTTCCCAATATCAAAAATTATTCCCATGACGATCTGAAACAATGGTTTCAAGAGCATGAGGAACCCGCGTTTCGGGCCGATCAGGTTTATCACTGGCTGTATAAAAAACGGGTCCAGACTTTCAATGACATGCGCAATGTGTCCAAATCGGCCATTCGCTTGCTCGAATCTTCATTTTCATTGGGGCCTATTGAACGGGGACCTGTCCGGAAATCAGTGGATGGTTCGATCAAATATGGATTTTTAATGTCCGATCAGAAAATGGTGGAATCTGTCCTGATGCCTCATCGTGACCATCATACGGTTTGTGTGTCATCCCAGGTTGGTTGCGCCATGGCCTGTGATTTCTGCATGACGGGAAAAATGGGCTTCATCCGCAATCTGGAGCCCGGCGAAATTGTGGAACAGGTGCTTGAAGCATGGAAAGATCTTTCGGCAGAGGATTCCATTAGAAATGTTGTCTTCATGGGGATGGGAGAGCCGTTTCACAATTATGAAAATGTCATGAAGGCGCTGGAAATTCTAACCAGCAGCAAAGGGCTCAATTTTTCTTCAAGGCGTGTGACCGTTTCCACGTCTGGATTGTTGCCGCAAATTCAGCGGTTTGGTCAGGAATCGGTCAGGGCCAGCCTGGCCATTTCCCTCAATGGTGTGACCGATGAAGTACGCTCACGCCTGATGCCGGTGAACAAAACTTACAATCTGGAAAAACTGGTGGAAACCTGTAAGGCCTTTCCGCTGGAATCCAGAAAACGCATTACCTTTGAATATATTCTGATACGGGATGTGACCGATTCCCTGAGTGATGCCAAGGCCTTGATCCGTTTGCTTCATGGGCTGAAATTCAAGGTCAATCTGATCCCCTTCAATGAAACCGGAGGCAGTCCCTACAAACGACCGGATCCTGATACAATTGAGGAATTTCAGCGGTATCTGCTGAACCATGGGGTGGTGGCTACACAAAGAATTTCCAAAGGACAGGATATTCAAGGGGCGTGTGGGCAACTGATCACGGCTTCCCGGCGTGAGCCTTCCCTCAAGTCAGTTGGATGA
- a CDS encoding pentapeptide repeat-containing protein translates to MKNRRTFWMLMGIIGFSTSAMGYDEQALIRLKETRSCVKCDLSGANLKGADLAGSDLYGANLEGCNLDSANLQESYLVGVNLKSARLNGANLTSVLMEDAQLQGAQMQNSILPNSQLSGANLENTLLDDADLTASMLYRTNFNGARLNRAHLNLTRMVRSQWTGAQLSQADLTDADLHYSDMVGADLRKSILKGVDFQDADLGKADLRGAALEGATIMGANLLGANFAGIIYDHANFEGAILDGAIFTKALMVGATFKDASLNNAIFFQAELERANFENAQLENTDFEKAFLEDVNFSGAKVSQSRFRKANLENANFQSAKLSNADFSQARITGVNFAQTDLSNAVMPNLILDGLDFSQGKLVETNLEQTSLKGANLSNVEMNHVNLKKANLENALLDQSNLTGGNLEGANLIHSSLEGANLEGASLVKADLSHANLKNANFTKTNLQQAIMIGVNYQGTRFTDANRRGTVWEKTE, encoded by the coding sequence ATGAAAAACAGAAGAACCTTCTGGATGCTTATGGGAATTATTGGGTTCTCAACGTCAGCCATGGGATATGACGAACAGGCATTGATTCGTCTGAAAGAGACCCGGAGTTGTGTGAAATGCGATCTTTCCGGTGCCAACCTGAAAGGTGCGGATTTGGCTGGAAGTGATTTGTATGGTGCCAATCTTGAGGGGTGCAACCTTGATTCAGCCAATCTTCAGGAATCCTATCTGGTGGGCGTTAATCTGAAATCAGCCCGATTGAATGGTGCGAACCTGACCAGTGTCCTGATGGAAGATGCCCAGCTCCAGGGAGCTCAAATGCAAAACAGCATTTTACCCAATTCACAATTATCCGGGGCCAATCTGGAGAACACTCTGCTGGATGATGCGGATCTCACTGCCAGCATGTTGTATCGCACCAATTTCAATGGGGCCAGGCTCAACAGAGCCCACCTGAATCTGACCAGAATGGTGAGAAGTCAATGGACGGGAGCACAACTTTCACAGGCGGATCTGACCGATGCGGATCTCCATTATTCGGATATGGTCGGTGCTGATTTACGCAAAAGTATTCTCAAAGGCGTTGATTTTCAGGATGCGGATCTGGGAAAAGCAGATTTGCGGGGTGCCGCCCTGGAGGGGGCGACCATCATGGGCGCAAATTTGCTGGGCGCAAATTTTGCTGGAATTATTTATGATCATGCCAATTTTGAAGGTGCCATCCTGGATGGGGCTATTTTTACCAAGGCGTTGATGGTCGGTGCCACATTTAAGGACGCATCCTTGAATAATGCCATATTTTTTCAGGCTGAACTCGAACGGGCCAATTTTGAAAACGCGCAACTTGAAAATACTGATTTTGAAAAGGCGTTTCTTGAAGATGTTAATTTTTCAGGCGCCAAAGTGTCACAGTCCAGATTTCGCAAAGCCAATCTTGAAAACGCGAATTTTCAAAGCGCAAAGTTGTCTAACGCGGATTTTTCTCAGGCCAGAATCACAGGCGTAAACTTTGCGCAGACTGATCTTTCAAACGCTGTCATGCCCAATCTGATACTTGATGGTCTGGATTTCTCACAAGGAAAACTGGTAGAAACCAATCTGGAACAAACCAGTTTGAAAGGCGCAAACCTCTCCAACGTGGAAATGAATCATGTGAATTTAAAAAAAGCCAATCTGGAGAACGCGTTACTGGATCAAAGTAATCTGACGGGAGGAAACCTGGAGGGGGCCAATCTAATACACAGCTCTTTGGAAGGTGCCAATCTTGAGGGCGCATCACTGGTCAAGGCTGATTTAAGTCATGCCAATCTTAAAAACGCGAATTTTACCAAAACCAACCTGCAACAGGCAATCATGATTGGTGTCAACTATCAGGGCACCCGCTTCACCGATGCCAACCGCCGGGGAACAGTCTGGGAAAAAACCGAATAA
- a CDS encoding metal-dependent transcriptional regulator has translation MKNIASTVIEEYLQIIYQFQIRDETLKSIALAEHLDTSPSTVHATLQRMMRDSLIRMDDKKQIFLTEEGRKVAENIKFRHNLAEYFLCNTLGIPWYDVHVHAHRLEHAMTSLVTEKLAEFLGFPHACPHGSPMPEFRKDFLKDAETLDMAQENAEIKIVMIDEKLEESRDMLKHLHEKNMLPGVRYRIKERSDVTHSLLLEASDHQVMVPFDLAKSIWVRFVE, from the coding sequence ATGAAAAATATTGCCTCCACAGTCATTGAAGAATATCTCCAGATCATTTATCAATTTCAGATAAGGGATGAAACCCTGAAAAGTATTGCTCTTGCTGAACATCTGGATACAAGCCCCTCCACAGTTCATGCCACTTTGCAGAGAATGATGAGGGATTCATTGATTCGGATGGATGACAAAAAACAAATTTTCCTGACAGAAGAAGGTCGAAAAGTGGCTGAAAATATTAAATTCAGACATAATCTGGCTGAATATTTTCTCTGCAATACACTGGGAATTCCCTGGTATGACGTTCATGTGCACGCCCATCGACTGGAACATGCCATGACGTCCCTGGTCACTGAAAAACTGGCTGAATTTCTGGGATTTCCCCACGCTTGCCCCCATGGGTCGCCAATGCCTGAATTCCGCAAGGATTTCTTGAAAGACGCAGAAACACTGGACATGGCCCAGGAAAACGCTGAGATTAAAATTGTGATGATTGATGAGAAGCTTGAAGAATCCAGAGACATGTTGAAACATCTGCATGAGAAAAACATGTTGCCGGGAGTACGCTATCGGATCAAGGAACGTTCTGATGTGACTCATTCTTTGTTGCTGGAAGCTTCAGATCACCAGGTCATGGTCCCTTTTGATCTTGCCAAAAGCATCTGGGTTAGATTCGTCGAGTAA
- a CDS encoding metallophosphoesterase: MMLIWWLVILAAGTGVVLLARKTMIQKACFQQKITLKKTVEPSLKNPEEVRILVLGDTGSALPEQHQVARACARTCEDLGCDLVLLLGDNFIQQGVSGIDDPQFKNKFEKIYPQQLPFYAVLGNHDIRGNWRAQIEYTNHSSRWFMPDVNYSFEAGPVLFQAINTTCTICSLWSLFRKSNKDWRVVFGHRPMLTTGRHPGMTWLERWLIRRSGAKFVLSGHNPGLEHLEDHGLHQIVSGGGGTPLPPLQERDSPAKKFSAHTLGYVWLHLTTGSVKARYFNAEGKFLYSFEDHKK; this comes from the coding sequence ATGATGCTCATCTGGTGGTTGGTGATTCTCGCCGCAGGGACAGGGGTTGTCTTGCTGGCGAGAAAAACCATGATTCAAAAGGCCTGTTTCCAGCAAAAGATTACGCTCAAGAAAACTGTCGAGCCTTCCCTGAAAAACCCTGAAGAAGTCCGGATTCTTGTGTTGGGAGATACTGGTTCCGCCTTGCCCGAACAGCATCAGGTTGCCAGGGCCTGTGCAAGAACCTGTGAGGATCTGGGCTGTGATCTGGTTTTATTGCTGGGAGATAATTTCATTCAACAGGGCGTTTCCGGCATTGATGATCCCCAGTTCAAAAATAAATTTGAAAAAATTTATCCACAGCAACTCCCGTTTTATGCGGTGTTGGGCAACCATGATATCCGTGGAAACTGGCGAGCACAGATTGAGTATACAAATCACAGTTCCCGCTGGTTCATGCCGGATGTCAATTATTCTTTTGAAGCCGGTCCCGTATTGTTTCAGGCCATCAACACGACTTGTACCATTTGTTCCTTGTGGAGCCTTTTCCGGAAAAGCAATAAGGACTGGCGCGTTGTGTTCGGGCATCGTCCCATGTTGACCACAGGCAGGCATCCGGGAATGACCTGGCTGGAACGCTGGCTTATCCGGCGTTCAGGAGCGAAATTTGTGCTTTCCGGGCACAATCCGGGACTGGAACATCTTGAAGATCATGGATTGCATCAAATTGTCTCTGGCGGTGGTGGAACGCCGCTTCCTCCATTGCAGGAACGGGATTCCCCCGCCAAAAAATTTTCCGCACACACCCTGGGATATGTCTGGTTGCATCTCACAACGGGAAGTGTGAAGGCCAGATATTTCAATGCTGAGGGAAAATTTCTGTATTCGTTTGAAGACCACAAAAAATAG
- a CDS encoding universal stress protein produces the protein MSKNIIVPIDYTLISEDVAYVADVWASHLGDGILHFLHVNPPLRHFVNPELYESAKQDVSQKALNKLTGFVETLGLNNPVEFHHVIGEPSYEIVQLANQLHPDLIVMGAHAHTEEDRFFLGSNTDFVVHHCQYPTLVYKGHEESYARVIIIPTDFQANNIPVIQLADKRAQQTGEELCFVHVERSSKFHFLQLEDGSWDYDRLDESQLQQEHTEIETRMKEFLNTLNIKSKYQFRILFGNKVYLKILDLQQELHAGMIMMASHSSTFKKLFHGSNAGYLMHHVQCPMYVHKTNS, from the coding sequence ATGAGTAAAAATATTATTGTTCCCATCGATTATACGCTGATAAGTGAAGATGTGGCCTATGTTGCTGATGTCTGGGCCTCACATCTGGGGGATGGCATTCTTCATTTTTTGCATGTCAACCCTCCGTTGCGTCATTTTGTGAATCCTGAGTTATATGAATCAGCCAAACAGGATGTCAGCCAGAAAGCATTGAACAAATTAACAGGGTTTGTCGAAACACTGGGATTGAATAATCCTGTTGAATTTCATCATGTGATTGGGGAGCCAAGCTATGAAATTGTCCAGTTGGCAAATCAGCTTCACCCTGATCTGATTGTGATGGGGGCTCACGCCCATACAGAAGAAGACCGCTTTTTTCTGGGCAGCAATACTGACTTTGTAGTCCATCATTGCCAGTATCCAACGCTGGTTTACAAAGGTCATGAAGAAAGTTATGCGCGGGTGATTATTATTCCTACTGATTTTCAGGCAAACAACATCCCTGTCATTCAACTGGCTGACAAACGGGCCCAACAGACTGGTGAAGAGTTATGTTTTGTGCATGTGGAACGCAGTTCAAAATTTCATTTTTTACAACTTGAAGATGGTTCCTGGGATTATGACCGTCTGGATGAATCTCAACTACAGCAGGAACATACAGAGATCGAAACCCGGATGAAAGAATTTCTCAACACTCTGAATATCAAATCAAAATACCAGTTCAGAATTTTGTTTGGCAATAAAGTTTATCTCAAAATTCTGGATCTCCAGCAGGAACTGCATGCTGGAATGATCATGATGGCATCCCATTCAAGCACCTTCAAAAAACTGTTTCATGGAAGCAACGCGGGATATCTGATGCATCATGTCCAGTGTCCCATGTATGTCCATAAAACAAACTCCTGA
- a CDS encoding thioredoxin family protein: MVAIPSKMIPLGTTAVPFSLPDTVSGKMMSLENLKSSRATVLMFLCNHCPFVKHIQTQLVQLAKDYQSRGVAFIAINSNDVENYPEDSPEKMKAVALEKGYSFPYLYDESQSVAKAYQAECTPDFFIYDSSLKCVYRGQLDNSRPGNNLPVTGKDMRQALDAMLDGNPVSSDQKPSVGCNIKWKKQ; encoded by the coding sequence ATGGTTGCGATTCCATCAAAAATGATCCCCCTGGGAACAACGGCTGTTCCATTTTCCCTGCCAGATACGGTTTCTGGGAAAATGATGTCCCTGGAAAATTTGAAGTCTTCCAGGGCCACAGTGCTCATGTTCCTCTGCAATCACTGCCCCTTTGTCAAGCACATACAAACGCAACTGGTGCAACTCGCAAAGGATTACCAGTCACGGGGTGTGGCTTTTATCGCAATCAATTCCAATGATGTTGAAAATTACCCTGAAGACTCGCCTGAAAAGATGAAGGCGGTTGCACTGGAAAAAGGTTATTCTTTCCCCTATCTGTATGATGAATCACAGTCGGTGGCCAAAGCCTACCAGGCAGAGTGCACACCTGACTTTTTTATTTATGACTCCAGTTTGAAGTGTGTGTATCGCGGTCAACTGGATAATTCCCGTCCGGGAAATAACCTGCCAGTCACAGGTAAAGACATGCGCCAGGCTCTGGATGCCATGCTTGATGGGAACCCGGTTTCTTCTGATCAAAAGCCAAGTGTTGGCTGTAATATCAAATGGAAAAAACAGTAA
- a CDS encoding TIGR01777 family protein, protein MKILITGASGLVGKALVHELEQRHEIVPLSRTQSSGKPFWNPEHGVINPKDFEGVEAVIHLAGESIVEGRWSEEIKDKILNSRVHSTRLLVDTLAQMPQKPAVLISASAVGYYGNRGDAWLDENSSSGTGFLPEVCRHWENASQPATAAGIRLVNTRIGLVLSKHGGALKRMLLPFKLGVGGQLGSGHQYMSWIAINELTRIFEFLINHREIKGPVNVTAPNPVTNAEFTSALGKALFRPAILKLPAFLPKMAIGEVADELLFASARVRPQKLLDAGYSFQYDTILPALKAVTS, encoded by the coding sequence ATGAAAATTTTGATTACAGGTGCTTCAGGCTTGGTAGGTAAGGCTCTTGTTCACGAGCTGGAACAACGTCATGAAATTGTTCCGCTATCGAGGACTCAATCTTCAGGTAAACCGTTCTGGAATCCGGAACACGGGGTGATCAACCCGAAAGATTTTGAAGGCGTGGAAGCGGTCATTCATCTTGCCGGCGAAAGCATTGTGGAGGGGCGCTGGAGTGAAGAAATTAAAGATAAAATTTTGAATAGCCGTGTTCACAGCACCAGATTGCTGGTCGATACCCTCGCGCAGATGCCACAAAAACCTGCGGTGCTGATTTCTGCTTCAGCCGTCGGCTACTATGGAAATCGAGGAGACGCATGGCTGGATGAAAACAGTTCTTCGGGCACAGGCTTTCTGCCTGAAGTTTGCAGACATTGGGAAAATGCGTCACAACCGGCAACCGCCGCGGGAATCAGATTGGTCAACACCAGAATTGGACTGGTACTCAGTAAGCATGGCGGCGCCCTCAAACGGATGCTCCTGCCGTTCAAACTCGGAGTTGGCGGACAACTTGGCTCAGGACATCAATATATGAGCTGGATTGCCATCAATGAACTGACCCGAATTTTTGAGTTCCTCATCAATCATCGGGAAATCAAGGGGCCTGTCAATGTCACAGCTCCCAATCCCGTGACAAACGCAGAATTCACCTCAGCTCTCGGGAAGGCGTTGTTTCGTCCGGCAATCTTGAAACTTCCTGCGTTTCTACCCAAAATGGCGATAGGCGAAGTGGCAGATGAACTTCTGTTTGCCAGCGCCAGAGTCAGACCACAGAAATTGCTGGATGCCGGTTATTCCTTTCAATATGATACCATTCTGCCGGCTCTCAAAGCTGTTACAAGCTGA
- a CDS encoding DUF3336 domain-containing protein, protein MKFIDPRIIKLKKELSQATSYSQWKEIATQLDRMEGKLEWRQTHDSHHYDAALLGSHLHKMRTLRKPGFELQLAGVLQESLYRHLGEISNPSLYHNALTGTHLIVREFLEEAAAAMRFLCDHEIEGLSRKTKREMFEQASHNFGQTALMLSGGGAFGIYHLGVVKALWEQKLLPKVISGSSMGSIVAAGICSRNDTELDEFFAHPERIHRQALKWLSPQKIREEKFLMDSSNLLEHIMSNVGPATFLEAYEHSGRILNITVSPTRSRQKPRVLCYLTAPDVMIAHSALASCAIPGVFRPVKLHSKNNSGEPVPYMATEEWIDGSVHSDLPKLRIARLHNVNHTIVSQANPHVLPFITHRRKKGVIPFVKHLGSSMLHSQLAEIFEVSSSMMENSLWRPLFDKGYAMTKQTYLGDINIQFPFQPLLYRKVAINPDMKGLKLYIRLGEQATWPKIAEIEDQIFLYKVFEECLEKLRGME, encoded by the coding sequence ATGAAGTTTATAGACCCCAGGATCATCAAATTAAAAAAAGAACTGTCCCAGGCAACCAGCTATTCCCAGTGGAAAGAAATCGCCACCCAACTGGACAGGATGGAAGGAAAACTGGAATGGCGTCAAACCCATGATTCACATCACTATGACGCGGCTTTGCTTGGAAGCCATCTGCATAAAATGAGAACGCTCAGGAAGCCCGGTTTTGAACTGCAATTGGCCGGGGTTCTTCAGGAAAGTCTTTACCGGCATCTGGGCGAAATCAGCAATCCGTCTCTCTATCATAACGCACTGACCGGCACACATTTGATTGTCCGGGAATTTCTGGAAGAAGCCGCCGCCGCCATGAGATTTTTATGTGATCATGAAATTGAGGGACTTTCCCGGAAAACCAAACGGGAAATGTTTGAGCAGGCGTCACATAATTTTGGTCAGACGGCTCTGATGCTGAGCGGTGGCGGAGCCTTTGGAATCTACCATCTGGGCGTGGTCAAGGCACTCTGGGAACAGAAACTACTGCCCAAAGTGATTTCGGGTTCCAGCATGGGTTCTATTGTCGCGGCTGGAATCTGTTCCAGAAATGACACGGAGCTGGATGAGTTTTTCGCACATCCTGAACGGATACACAGGCAGGCTCTCAAATGGTTATCTCCCCAAAAAATCCGGGAAGAAAAATTCCTCATGGATTCATCAAACCTGTTGGAACATATCATGTCCAACGTAGGACCCGCGACTTTTCTTGAAGCGTATGAACATTCCGGAAGAATTCTCAACATCACCGTTTCGCCGACTCGATCCAGACAAAAGCCTCGTGTGTTGTGTTACCTGACCGCACCGGATGTGATGATTGCCCACAGCGCACTTGCGTCATGTGCCATTCCGGGGGTGTTCCGTCCGGTAAAACTGCATTCGAAAAACAACTCCGGTGAACCCGTTCCATACATGGCAACCGAAGAATGGATTGATGGTTCAGTTCACAGTGATTTGCCCAAATTGAGAATCGCACGTCTGCACAATGTGAATCACACCATTGTCAGTCAGGCCAACCCTCATGTGTTGCCGTTCATCACTCACCGTCGCAAAAAAGGTGTGATCCCGTTTGTCAAGCATCTGGGATCTTCCATGCTCCATTCCCAGCTTGCGGAAATCTTCGAGGTTTCCAGTAGCATGATGGAAAATTCCCTGTGGCGTCCTCTGTTTGACAAAGGTTATGCCATGACCAAGCAGACCTATCTGGGAGATATCAACATCCAGTTTCCGTTCCAGCCATTGCTCTATCGAAAGGTCGCAATCAATCCTGATATGAAGGGGCTCAAACTTTACATTCGCCTGGGGGAACAGGCTACCTGGCCTAAAATCGCCGAAATCGAAGATCAGATTTTTCTCTACAAGGTCTTTGAAGAATGTCTGGAAAAATTGCGGGGAATGGAGTGA